In Melanotaenia boesemani isolate fMelBoe1 chromosome 5, fMelBoe1.pri, whole genome shotgun sequence, the DNA window tggttgtttgtctctgtgtgttggccctgtgatggactggtgacctgtccagggtgtaccctgcctcttacctgtTGAATGCTGGGATAGGGTCCAGCTTACCCACCACCTTTAATAGATTAAGCGGACAGATAATGAGTGAACAAATGAAGAGCTGTCTTACAATTTCATTATGTTTCAAGTTGGTTTTGGTCTCGTTCACAATAACTGCAACGTTAACCACTGGCCTCCAACCAGTGGAGCCAggggagcttttttttttttttttaaacaagaaacCATAACATTTGTAACAGATACAGTCTAATCATTTAGATTAATAACATCCTGAAATTTATTGAGAGCTttaattctaaaaataaaattggttTCTTAGAAATAAGACTTCATTTTGCTGAACAACGTTGTCCCATGTTGCCAGTTTTGTTAATGTAATGgcaaaaaatatttcaattaatgaataaattatgaagtatttctttattttgcattaCTTAGAATAACagatttatcccagtagaagtcTGCTTGTAAGAGCAAAGGCCTCCATGTGAGTGCtgtaaaaagaagagaaaaatataaaagaagcaGTGAGAATTCCCATTAAAGCCAAACACCCACCAGATTGGTCACTGGATTTCATCCATGTGAAATGTTTCCATAGAAACACAACCTGCAGGTTTCCATGGCGACAGCTTCTATTTCAGTAGTTGTAGTTCATGTAGTTCAGTCAGAAAGTTCTTTGATGTGAAATAAACAGGATGATGAACAGGATCAGATGctggaatgactgaatgaagtcagactggagattttccttcttctACCTGGAATGACTGAACTTTGACCTCATGTGTTCATGACTCTTCacctctgtctcctctcacAGGGAGAAGATGATCTgcaggatgctgctgctcctcatcctctgctCATCTGTCTGTGGTCAGTTTACATCTTCAGAAACTTCTAGATGTAGTTTAAAGCCTCCGTATTCCAGTTCTCAGtgtgtctgctcctctctttctctctctgtctcctcagcagcaacatttgtaGTGAATGTGACACAGAGCTCCTATCAGGCAGAGGAGAACCACAACATCACTCTGGAGTGGACCTTCACCACCAAACCTGACGTCTCCTGGAGGTTCCTGTTTATCATCTGTAACCTGATAACTGATAACAGAGTCTTCACCCTGTATCATGTCCATGATGGAGTTGAGGTACCAGAGTCTCAGGGGGGACAGTTTGCAGGACGAGTCCAGAGTGACAAAGACGTCCTCAGAGAAGGACGAATCAGACTTCATGTGTCCAGACTCAGAACTAATGATTCTggtctgtatgtgtgtaaagTAAAGACAGATTACGGCTTCAACTCTGAAAAATGTCAACTGAACGTTACCGGTGAGTTAACcaactttctccttttttcctaaaagattttcttcttcccaAAGCAAATTTAggatttcctgttttctttttttcttttctttacatcaaaaacacaaatgttgctgctgctcTTGAACTttgctgctttctttctttctttctttctttctttctttctttctttctttctttctttctttctttctttctttctttctttctttctttctttctttctttctttctttctttctttctttcctatTTACATGaggtaaaacacatttttctaaaacCAGAGAGTTTTCTGAAAAGCTAAAAATCACAACTGTTCACAAACTTTTTATCTCTCAGCTtctgaaaaacaatgaaaaccagaTTACAGGTTAATATACGTCTTTGATTATAAATACTGACGTCGCTCTTCAGGTTTATGAGGTTTAAGGATGTGAAAGTTAAACCaggatgaaaagataaaaaagaaaaatataaattcacATTGAATCTGAATGGATTTATACTGAAGTTACTTATCAGCTTCTCTAACTGCTtaatagaaacaaaacaacaatcaGAGCTACAACTCTTAGAAAACAGAGTGAAACGTCATTTCTTAACGCGAGTTAATACATGACCTCTATCTGTCCACTGCAGGAGAGTTAAGAGAGAAAACAACTTTCTATCAGACAGAGGAGGACGACACCATCACCATCAGATGGGACAGCCAGAAccaaacaaacatgtttctcACCAACATcatctgttttcttctctcaAAACCTGAGAAATGTTTCTATAAACTGATCGATGGTGTTGAGCTTCCAGAGTCTCAGCATCAGCAGTTTTCAGGACGAGTTCAGTGTGACAGAGACGCTCTCAGAGAAGGACGAGTCACACTTCATCTGTCCAGAGTCACAGCTGAAGACTCTGGAAGGTACAGATGTGAAATGGTTAATCATAACAAGAAGTTAAGGCGATGGGAGCTTCAGGCTGAGTGTAAGTTAACAGATTTTATCAGTGTTCTTGTTGTGTCGTCACACTGATCCAGATTTTATTCCACAGTTAATTTTGTTCTGAATGTGACCCCAAGCTCTCACAAAGAAAGCACAACGTCTGGACCGATACCTGTAGAAGGTAAATaagctgttaccatggtaactacaGACATTAGAAATGTTTGTAACTTGGTCAATGTATAAATGAACGAACGTATAAATTCCCTAATTAGTTCTGCAACTATTACATCAGTGTAAATGTTCATCTTCCTGtaaacactcacacataaaagagtttgattttgtttgtgtgttttcatgcagctgcagaaaaaccAAAGGATAAAACATCACTTGGTACAATCCTGTTGTTATCTCTACCATCTATAGTTTTAATTGCagtttttatgtatgtgttaGTAGGGACGGCATACTTTGGTTCCTAAAGGAAATCCTAACATGAGGGGTGtttaaattacatatttttatatgaGGAATTCaaatatgagtttattttttggaTAGGATGACTCTAACCTACATCAATCTGTATTTCTAAATAGTCAGTTTTACCCTTTCAAACCCCTTTATAAGATATTAAAAGATATAAGAGAAAACACTCATATTGATACAGCAAAAtcaaatgtacatatttattaacAGGTTAACTGCATGTATATCACTGGATACAATTACTAAGATCAATCTCTTTAATTCCTGAACTTTACCCGGTTGCGCAAGTCCTGCTTTGACTCGTTTTAGGACATCAGCCTCCTGCTGGTCTCCTGTGCCCTGATGCCTCCATCCCTCTTTTCCTGTGAGAAGTACTtagcattttaatattttaacaacCCTCTCAATGCTTTGTGTTTGACAAGGCCAATTGGGCACCTCCGTAGGGGTGTTGATGAAGTTTTTAACGTCCAGATGATCAAATCTCCAATGCCGGAAGCATCACAGTTAAAGTCAGGTGTCTTTCTGTGCCTGACAGAGGAGTCCCCCATCTAAATGTCTGGGTCTCCCTTTCCCCTGATGGCCAGGACTCTCCAACCCCTTAGCCCTCTCCTTCTGATCCTCAGAGCAAAGCAGTGTTTGGAGGATGGCTTCACGGTGGACATACCAAGCAGATCTTCTCACAGCTGGGATCACATGGTCCAGCACCTCCTTCCTCTGAGACTTGAGGCAGTCcagctgaaacaaaatgtgCCCAGGCTCTTCGATACAGGAATGATTGACTTTCACATTGAACCAGCATGGATGATACACACCAGTTATAAATTCCAAAATGAATTGCAGATTCTTCCGGTTCTTTTCCTTAAGTCCATGCTTTCACACCCAGAGCCTGAGAAGTCTGTTGGCTGAGGTTTGGATTGATATCCAAGTCTGTAGAAGAAGCAAGAAGCTTTCCTATTGGCCTGGAAAATGTGTTGTCTGACAGAGTAGGGCCATCAAGGTGAATAATGAGGCGCAGGGGAAGTTCACCAGTGTGCAGGTTACATACCAACCAGACTAGCTTTCTCCTCAGGTGCAGCTCCAGCTTCCTCATTATTCCTGCTTTCACACCAGTGTTGACATTTGTCGAGTCTCCTCCAGCGGCCCACAAGGTCTTATCAAAACCCCTCTCTTTCAGCCAGGCAAACATGACCTTAGCGATCTGCTCTGCATGTGACTCCTCTTTAGTTGCTTTCTCTGGGGTAAAGTGGAACAGATAGTAGCCACCAGGCTCACTAACAACACTATAGTGTTCTTCCTTGATCTTTGCAGGAAAAGATTGGTCTCTGCCTCCAGCTTCCGTCATCACATTTGTCAGGTCAATCCACCCACTAAAGAAGATGCAGGAGACCCCCCCTCCTCCCTGCATTTTTTTATCAAACCCTTTTCCCAGCTCTACCATCAACTTCTCCTGTGCTCTTCTGACTTTGTTCTTATCAATCACTTTACTTGCATTGTCTTCTGTATTGTCTTCTGTGATGATTCCTGCATCAATCAGAGCTGCAGTTGGCCTCAGCCCTAAACCGTACATTACACTAGCAAGGACAATGTTTGGAATCTCACCAGTCACCTCAACATCAAGATTTCCTCAACAAGATGGCTACTCCAGCTGCCATCCCAACTTGAAGTTATCAATATAAAAGCCctaacttcaaaataaaatatttttttcccagaaGAATAGcataacattaataaaaaattataaaatcaaCTGCAAATTGATGTAGGTTAGGGTTATcagagttaaaaacataaaaacccaGATTTGTGTTTAACACACCAAAGTACACAATATAAACACCTCTCTTGactgattaagaaaaaaagaagaaaaaaaaaaagtatggtcAACCCTAATGTGGAAGTTAAGAATCCTATGAGCTCCTGAAACTAATCACAAACACCAATCAGCTGCATTCTGGACTCAGATGAACAAAATACCCTCAGAACTGCTCCAGATGTCTGAGACTATTTGTTAGCATGAAACACCGACTGATGATGGGATTCAGAAACTCTTCTGAACATTTACTTTGACTGTCACATGGAAGAACACGACATGATTGAAGACAGACTCAGCTGTCAGAAACTGTCTGTGAAGCCTGAGTCTGATGGTCCATCACAGTGAACATCAGGTCTCATCATGTGCTCCAGCTTCACAGCTGTGTCATCATGTAGGTCAAAGGTCAGACTGATCCTGCTTTCTGACTCCACAACAACACAAGTGAAGCATCAGGACCAGACATGAGAAGACTCTGGTCCAGGAAATCCACACTGTGGATCAGGTTGTAGCTGAGAGgaaacagcagagaggagctttAATAACACTGAGACACAAGAAGGAACTGGAACCACAGGAGTTTGTATTTAATATCTCCATGAAGCACTTTTATTAATGTTGTGAAGAATTTCTTAAACTTCTTGATAAATTTCTTTCTGTGTAACTTTTAATGTTCAAAGTATGTAGTAGAGGATTGTAAAGGTTTAACTGGCTGCAGAGGCGTTGGGGATTgtgttttacagatgtgttacaGATGTCTTCTTCTTGTTGAACCATGCTTTTTACTTTCACCATGTAGAAAACTTTCATATGATCATATTACACGTAGCAGAATAAAGTCCAGCAGCTGATCTTTGTGACATTCACACTTCAAACTCAACACAGAACCAGATTTTATTCAAATGTTTTTggtctaaaatgtttttattttgtttctttgtgtttttgtgtgtttctcttttatttaacccttatttaactgcaaaaatgaaataataaaaataaatgaaaggagcatctttcctttgcttttttcttttcagtgaaaAGTAGtaaagttttaatgtttctCCAGAGAAATAACAACATAATATGTAGATTAATGTagaaatgaaagataaaaataactttatttttctaccTTTATTTGTGAacatgtgataaataatgaaatgtgaaaatgaatcaaagCAAGTCAGTTTATCAACATGTAATACGTGAGGAGACGGAGCATAAAACTGCTCCTGATTAGCTGTTAGACATAAGaatcaccatttttcttttttcatatctTGTTACTGTTGTTAAGAAGCAGCACAGTGTTTATGATGTTATCTCTCCACCtctcaggtcctccttctgTGTGAGCTCAGGTTCAGGAAATCCACACTGTGGATCAGATTGTAGCTGAGAGgaaacagcagagaggagctttAATAACACTgaaggaaaaacatgaaatcacACAAGACAAACATGTTCAGCATCAATGTTTAACTATTTAACTCTGCATGGATTTAATCTGCTGTCAATCATTAGTTTTGTTAcctttaatagaaataaataaagtgaaaagttAGTCATGAACCTGTCATGAAAATCTTTTCCAAGATGGCGCAGACGTTGCAGGAGGGCTGCCAACCTGCTGCTTAAAGAATAGTGGAGATGGAGCTTCCCTGGCTGTAATACATTAGTGTGGACTTGTGATTTAATTATGAttagtcttattttatttttcttggcttttattgattgatttctAGTAACAGAactcttaactttatttatttatagtataTGCAAGCTTTTGTATAGGGCATGAGCAACTGGTGTTTAAATTTTTCTTCGGGACTAATAAAgtacatcttatcttatctttttatttctacgacccctgttttttttttacttttgcataGCAGAATAATTAGATGCTTAAATGTAAATCTTCTAGaggttattcatatttttaattgaaatatttcagctttttaccTGTGATACTTATTTTTAAGTTattctttcagatttttttttttttttttttttttttttttttttttgattttatCAATTGTATGAATACAGACAGAAatacaagacagaaaacaaaactacaagaaaataaaataaaataaaataaaataatccccCCCCCAGAGCTAACCATGAGCGCTGCAATATATAGTTCTGTAAAACATAAGTATACAGGACCATTTGTGTACTTACGAAAAGAATAATTGTATAATCAACAGGGTTACAAGGGACAGTGGAATGATCAGCATATATGCAACAGATGAAAGAGGAAAAGGGCAGTCAGGTTTTCTCTTCCAGGGATAAATAACGTTATGGTTTCTGTAAAAAGGAGTGGAGAGGTTCCCAGATCTTCCAGAATGTGTCAAGTTTGTGATTGAGATAGTGTGTCAACCTCTCAAGTGGAATAAAGGCAGAAATCTGTGATATCCACATGTCGACAGTAGGGGCCTGAGAGGATGACCACCTCAACAGAATACATTTCTTAGCAAGAAAGGTAAGAACTGTTAGCAGAAATCTTGTGTTGGTGTCAAGAGTAGTATCTGAGGTATAATTCAGAAGATAGAAGGAGGGAGTCAGCTCAAAATGTGTCCCAATAACCTCTTGAATTACAGAGTTCTTTCAGATTTAATAGTTTGTTATAACCGATAAACCCACCATTACACATGTGGATTTATTACCTGCTGTTCACTGTTTGTTGTCAGTTGTATTGTTTAGTAAATGTTGTgaatttattcctttattttcctcttatGGAGTCATTCTTAAATGAAAAGATCAGACAAGCTGAAAATCAATGATAGATCAGATTACATATTCTCTCTGTGTATGCGTGGCTtcactccggcttcctcccaccatccaaagacgtGCATGTAAGGGTTAACTGGTCCCTGTAAATCCTctggaggagtgtgtgtgagtgtgtttgtctctctgt includes these proteins:
- the LOC121639788 gene encoding uncharacterized protein LOC121639788, coding for MREKMICRMLLLLILCSSVCAATFVVNVTQSSYQAEENHNITLEWTFTTKPDVSWRFLFIICNLITDNRVFTLYHVHDGVEVPESQGGQFAGRVQSDKDVLREGRIRLHVSRLRTNDSGLYVCKVKTDYGFNSEKCQLNVTGELREKTTFYQTEEDDTITIRWDSQNQTNMFLTNIICFLLSKPEKCFYKLIDGVELPESQHQQFSGRVQCDRDALREGRVTLHLSRVTAEDSGRYRCEMVNHNKKLRRWELQAEFNFVLNVTPSSHKESTTSGPIPVEGK